One stretch of Acidobacteriota bacterium DNA includes these proteins:
- the murJ gene encoding murein biosynthesis integral membrane protein MurJ: MSTTAIKKSSLAKSASLVSAGTAVSRVLGLVREQVMAYFFGASLATDAFITAFRIPNLLRDMFAEGALSSAFIPVFKEKLVKGSDREAFTLASIVATAVLLVVGGIVLLGIIATPLIIYISANGFTADPVKFDLTVNLTRLMFVYLLLVSLSALVMGMLNSFGRFGVPAVAPAVFNLGMIVSVLVLHRFFDVPIYSLAIGALLGGVGQLAIQLPPLIRIGFRFRWVVAFLDEGLKKVVRLFAPMVVGMSAGRVNIVVNTLLASFLMEGSISYLNYSYRLMHFPLGVFAVALGTVTLPRASEIAARSDMKELARLYREALSLNLLFILPSAAFLALFGRDIVALIYQWGQFSSTDAANTALALLHYSYGLIGFAAVRVTAPVYYALGDARLPTRISVLSVLVNMALYYPMIKLLGFAGLAAATSLAALLNFGLLLYYLPKKGVPVSIRDSLLGFVKLAVAAHLALFAVRMLPVQFTESLPEVPGRILHLITVLLVGGLCYLFLCYILRVKELSLLKKGLFGGSAER; encoded by the coding sequence TTGTCAACAACCGCGATCAAGAAAAGTTCACTGGCTAAATCGGCCTCTCTCGTTTCCGCCGGGACCGCCGTCTCTCGGGTGCTTGGTCTTGTCCGGGAGCAGGTCATGGCCTACTTCTTCGGTGCCTCCCTGGCCACCGATGCTTTCATCACGGCCTTCCGTATTCCCAACCTGCTCCGGGACATGTTTGCGGAGGGCGCGCTCTCGTCGGCTTTCATTCCGGTTTTCAAAGAGAAGTTGGTGAAGGGCTCGGACCGGGAGGCGTTTACCCTGGCCAGCATCGTCGCCACCGCCGTTCTTCTGGTGGTCGGCGGTATCGTGCTGCTCGGCATCATAGCCACCCCGTTGATTATTTATATCTCCGCCAACGGTTTTACCGCCGATCCGGTCAAGTTCGACCTGACCGTCAATCTCACCCGCTTGATGTTTGTGTATCTGCTGCTGGTGTCGCTGTCGGCCCTTGTCATGGGCATGCTCAACTCCTTCGGACGCTTCGGCGTGCCCGCCGTCGCCCCGGCGGTGTTCAATCTCGGCATGATCGTCTCCGTCCTAGTGCTGCACCGCTTCTTTGATGTTCCCATCTACTCTCTGGCGATCGGTGCCTTGCTCGGCGGCGTCGGCCAGCTTGCGATACAGCTGCCGCCGCTGATCAGAATCGGCTTCCGCTTTCGCTGGGTAGTGGCTTTTCTCGATGAGGGACTCAAGAAGGTGGTGCGGCTTTTCGCGCCCATGGTGGTCGGTATGTCCGCCGGCCGGGTTAATATAGTCGTCAACACGCTTCTGGCCTCGTTTCTCATGGAAGGCTCCATCTCGTACCTGAACTACTCCTATCGCCTGATGCACTTCCCACTCGGCGTGTTTGCGGTGGCCCTGGGAACGGTGACACTGCCGAGGGCATCCGAGATCGCCGCCCGGTCCGACATGAAGGAACTGGCCCGCTTGTACCGGGAAGCGCTCAGCCTGAACCTGCTGTTTATTCTGCCGTCGGCGGCCTTTCTGGCGCTGTTCGGACGCGACATCGTTGCCCTCATTTACCAGTGGGGCCAGTTCTCGTCCACCGACGCGGCCAACACGGCCCTGGCTCTGCTGCACTACTCGTACGGTTTGATCGGCTTCGCTGCAGTCCGCGTCACCGCCCCGGTGTACTACGCCCTTGGCGATGCCCGGCTGCCGACACGGATTTCCGTCCTCTCGGTGCTCGTGAACATGGCCCTTTACTATCCGATGATCAAGCTGCTCGGTTTCGCGGGCTTGGCGGCTGCGACCTCCCTGGCCGCGTTGCTGAATTTCGGCCTGCTGCTGTATTACCTGCCGAAAAAGGGCGTGCCGGTCTCGATTCGCGATAGCCTTCTTGGTTTCGTCAAGCTGGCGGTGGCGGCCCATCTCGCGCTTTTTGCGGTCAGGATGTTGCCGGTTCAGTTTACCGAGAGCCTGCCGGAGGTCCCGGGGCGCATTCTGCACCTGATCACCGTTCTCCTGGTTGGGGGGTTGTGCTATCTGTTCCTGTGTTATATACTGAGAGTAAAGGAACTCTCGCTGTTGAAAAAGGGGCTGTTCGGCGGAAGTGCCGAGCGCTGA
- a CDS encoding M20/M25/M40 family metallo-hydrolase has protein sequence MTAGSKPLIACLVILLLTSFSAAEDIGLVSINSQTDMEQATEIIGQAYGKTNKKFVVVLTEVMQQRLADVGIEVQIVLPDADIENSYVVFQACARGPAMGLDLDQLGRTVELGLGLHLAQMSRVAASMLSQETGYTAIRLTDRPIDFHYTPPVVAAPVAPEASFPTDTLVNHVSLDSVFAFDTRLEDFYTRYVYTDSIDRARDWMVSKFLSWGYTDVTAPYFWYYGPLWNVVAVKPGYAEPEKVIVVAAHYDAVTYDQPQPTEIYAPGADDNASGTALVLELARVLADVPVRKTIMFVPVTAEEIGLVGSRHIAQELKQDGVDVEVMYNADMIGFTGGQPWYIDVEGGDIEIYRDITGAAGDRLTSLMPILLPVMSSNSDHSSFYNQGFSVVHAIETNFNTAGWHTILDISSRLNFPYMTDVVKMMLASVLIVAESPGPPTVDNIVDIGDGQSLDIHWSPCSPDASYRIYRGVSPGVYTDSVLVTPGACHYEWTDLTEGVRYYFLAMGEAPNGYRSLYGIEGSEMPLVYPRAPLNPYVESDSAAILLSWDANREADFSDYNVYRRMDDLSSFVLLRSYVSGTSIVDTAVFGQIEYHYRVTAVDLDGHESAPSVAVSAYAATFDGGPMVADAFSKENQYIPLQAEQEAWLDTVFAGVPHGLAVLEESKDTLTRSQVGPYSSLIWIDDDPARKTIDESIGTLNWFSGFGTNLLISGYYTILGWSGSPVPSSHMLYTDFMISGYNYWGSPDFVGAHGQDGWPSVEIDPARGIDEWPNIPALQVRPGATVIYTYDSYIDYPDFEGEPVGVAYDGPTGKRIALSFPIYYLTPASAQALIAKALDYFGESFVPAENGDLNADGVVDIADLTIMIDYLFISKLPLSDLNAADVNADCIVDIGDVTLLIAYLFMSGPDLLPGCVE, from the coding sequence ATGACCGCTGGCAGCAAGCCACTGATCGCCTGTCTTGTCATACTTCTCTTGACCTCGTTCTCCGCAGCCGAGGACATCGGTCTTGTTTCAATCAACAGCCAGACCGACATGGAACAGGCCACCGAGATCATCGGACAGGCTTACGGCAAGACAAACAAGAAGTTTGTCGTCGTGCTTACCGAGGTTATGCAGCAACGGCTGGCTGATGTCGGCATTGAAGTGCAGATCGTGCTGCCGGACGCGGATATCGAAAATAGTTACGTGGTCTTTCAGGCGTGCGCCCGCGGCCCGGCCATGGGGCTTGACCTGGATCAGTTGGGACGCACTGTCGAACTCGGCCTGGGCCTGCACCTGGCTCAGATGAGCCGGGTGGCGGCGTCGATGCTGTCCCAGGAGACGGGATACACGGCCATTCGGCTTACGGACCGGCCCATCGATTTCCACTATACGCCCCCGGTAGTTGCGGCGCCGGTTGCGCCGGAAGCGAGTTTCCCAACGGACACGCTCGTCAACCACGTAAGTCTGGACTCTGTTTTCGCCTTTGACACCAGGCTCGAGGACTTCTATACGCGCTACGTCTATACTGATTCCATAGACCGCGCCCGGGACTGGATGGTTTCCAAATTCCTTAGTTGGGGCTATACGGATGTCACGGCGCCTTACTTCTGGTACTATGGCCCGTTGTGGAATGTCGTGGCTGTCAAGCCGGGTTACGCCGAACCTGAGAAGGTAATTGTGGTGGCGGCGCACTATGATGCGGTAACCTATGATCAGCCTCAGCCCACTGAAATTTACGCACCCGGGGCCGACGATAACGCGTCCGGAACCGCACTCGTTCTCGAACTGGCACGCGTCCTGGCCGATGTCCCGGTGCGGAAGACTATCATGTTCGTCCCGGTCACGGCCGAGGAGATCGGTCTGGTCGGGTCCCGGCACATTGCCCAGGAACTGAAACAGGACGGAGTTGATGTCGAGGTCATGTACAACGCCGACATGATCGGCTTCACCGGCGGACAGCCCTGGTATATCGACGTGGAGGGCGGAGACATCGAGATCTATCGCGACATCACCGGGGCGGCGGGCGATCGGCTGACCTCGCTAATGCCCATTTTACTCCCCGTGATGTCAAGCAACTCGGATCACTCATCGTTCTATAACCAGGGATTCAGCGTCGTCCACGCCATTGAGACGAATTTCAACACGGCCGGCTGGCACACCATCCTGGATATTTCGTCCCGGCTGAATTTCCCGTACATGACTGACGTCGTCAAGATGATGCTGGCCTCGGTGCTTATCGTCGCCGAGTCGCCGGGACCACCGACAGTAGACAACATAGTTGATATTGGGGATGGTCAGTCGCTTGATATCCACTGGTCCCCCTGCTCCCCTGACGCATCGTATCGGATCTATCGAGGCGTGAGTCCCGGCGTGTATACCGATTCTGTCCTCGTCACTCCCGGTGCCTGTCATTATGAATGGACAGACCTCACCGAGGGCGTCCGCTATTACTTCCTCGCCATGGGCGAAGCTCCGAACGGGTACCGGTCGCTTTACGGTATCGAAGGTTCCGAAATGCCGCTTGTCTATCCGAGGGCGCCGCTGAACCCTTACGTCGAGTCCGACTCTGCGGCCATACTTCTTTCGTGGGATGCAAACCGGGAAGCCGATTTTTCAGACTACAATGTGTATCGCAGGATGGATGACCTGAGCAGCTTCGTGCTGCTCCGGTCTTACGTGTCCGGCACCAGCATTGTCGACACCGCCGTTTTCGGACAGATTGAATACCATTATCGGGTGACGGCCGTCGACCTCGACGGCCATGAATCCGCGCCGTCGGTTGCCGTGAGCGCGTACGCCGCTACCTTCGACGGGGGGCCGATGGTGGCCGACGCGTTTTCCAAAGAGAATCAGTACATTCCTTTACAGGCCGAGCAGGAAGCCTGGCTCGATACTGTCTTTGCCGGCGTTCCGCACGGTCTGGCCGTTCTGGAGGAGTCGAAGGATACGCTGACGCGATCACAGGTCGGCCCGTATTCCTCGCTGATCTGGATAGATGACGACCCCGCTCGAAAGACGATTGACGAGAGCATCGGCACGCTCAACTGGTTTTCCGGGTTCGGAACCAACCTGCTGATTTCGGGCTACTACACGATTCTCGGATGGTCCGGCTCTCCTGTTCCCTCGAGTCACATGCTGTACACCGATTTCATGATCTCCGGTTATAACTACTGGGGCTCTCCTGATTTCGTCGGTGCCCATGGTCAGGACGGCTGGCCGTCAGTCGAGATTGACCCCGCTCGCGGCATTGATGAATGGCCGAATATCCCGGCCCTGCAGGTCAGGCCCGGAGCCACGGTTATCTATACTTACGACTCGTATATCGACTACCCGGATTTTGAAGGGGAGCCGGTGGGCGTGGCCTATGACGGACCGACGGGCAAACGCATCGCCCTGTCGTTTCCGATCTACTACCTGACGCCGGCCTCCGCCCAGGCGCTTATCGCCAAGGCGCTCGACTACTTCGGAGAATCGTTTGTGCCGGCCGAGAACGGCGATTTGAATGCTGACGGCGTCGTCGACATTGCCGATCTGACTATAATGATCGACTATCTCTTCATATCCAAGCTGCCGTTGTCTGATCTCAACGCGGCAGATGTTAACGCTGACTGCATCGTCGATATTGGCGACGTTACCTTGCTCATTGCCTACCTGTTCATGTCCGGCCCCGACCTGCTGCCCGGCTGCGTTGAGTAG
- a CDS encoding NAD(P)/FAD-dependent oxidoreductase codes for MRSSCDLLVVGAGLAGLMAGLTAVREGISVTIVEKGDRVGYPLNCGEGVARVSVDGILDIEPGWIRTRIHHGLLVSPSGHTYKLDLPNAGYILNRPAMQQGLADAFQAAGGTLMTGHRATGLQSGQEGFQGVVVESSDNPELPISAAVVVAADGVESTIARIAGIDNRLDPRTTESFLQYYVRKVSVVPDQIEVHVGSNVAVRSYLWIFPRGADEVGVGLGVAADSECSPKDLLNRFVAGRFPEGEVVGTSGGASPRYQGPDRLAEKNLLVVGDAARVLDSATGAGIANALLSGQMAGRAAAAWCRRTDRSLDRLHAVYPGEFTRQKHDQLQRYRRIKEFLDRLSDDDLDEIVLAVDRYFETKTVDSASPVAVLLQIISEKPRLLGLARHLF; via the coding sequence GTGCGTAGTTCGTGCGATCTCCTGGTTGTCGGCGCCGGATTGGCCGGTCTGATGGCCGGACTGACGGCCGTCCGCGAAGGTATCAGCGTTACGATAGTCGAAAAGGGCGACCGCGTGGGGTATCCGCTCAACTGCGGCGAGGGAGTGGCGAGGGTCTCGGTTGACGGTATCCTCGACATCGAACCAGGCTGGATCAGAACCCGTATTCATCACGGGCTGCTCGTTTCTCCATCCGGGCACACCTATAAGTTGGACCTGCCCAATGCCGGTTACATCCTGAACCGTCCGGCCATGCAGCAGGGTCTCGCCGATGCTTTCCAGGCTGCCGGGGGGACACTTATGACCGGCCATCGGGCCACCGGGCTTCAGTCCGGGCAGGAAGGGTTTCAGGGTGTCGTCGTGGAATCTTCGGACAACCCGGAGCTACCCATCAGCGCCGCCGTCGTCGTAGCGGCTGACGGTGTCGAAAGCACGATAGCCCGCATAGCCGGAATCGATAACCGCCTGGACCCCCGGACCACCGAATCCTTCCTTCAATACTACGTCAGGAAAGTTTCGGTAGTACCGGACCAGATTGAGGTCCACGTTGGTTCAAACGTGGCCGTGCGCTCGTATCTGTGGATTTTCCCGAGGGGAGCGGATGAAGTCGGCGTCGGTCTTGGCGTCGCTGCGGACTCTGAATGCAGCCCCAAAGACCTTCTGAACCGCTTTGTGGCCGGCCGGTTTCCTGAGGGGGAAGTGGTGGGCACCAGCGGCGGCGCCTCGCCGCGCTATCAGGGCCCGGACAGGCTGGCCGAGAAGAACTTGCTGGTCGTCGGGGATGCTGCCCGTGTCCTGGATTCGGCCACGGGGGCCGGTATCGCCAACGCTCTGTTGTCGGGCCAGATGGCCGGAAGAGCCGCCGCGGCGTGGTGTCGACGGACGGACCGGTCGCTCGACCGGCTTCACGCCGTCTATCCCGGAGAGTTCACCAGGCAGAAGCACGACCAGCTTCAGCGCTACCGGCGAATCAAGGAGTTTCTGGACCGGCTTTCCGACGACGATCTCGACGAGATCGTCCTGGCGGTCGACCGGTACTTCGAGACAAAAACGGTTGACTCCGCTAGTCCGGTTGCTGTCCTTTTGCAGATAATCAGCGAAAAGCCCCGCCTGCTCGGGCTGGCGAGGCACCTGTTTTGA
- the rpsT gene encoding 30S ribosomal protein S20, which translates to MPVHKSCKKRVRTSEEQRQRNRAFRSRMRNVVKAVRTETSKEEAAKKLREAISMLDQAASLKLIHRGHANRHKSRLASFVNKLG; encoded by the coding sequence ATGCCGGTCCACAAGTCGTGCAAGAAGCGAGTAAGAACCTCCGAGGAGCAGAGGCAGCGCAACCGCGCCTTCCGCTCCCGTATGCGCAACGTTGTCAAAGCGGTCCGTACCGAAACGAGCAAGGAGGAGGCCGCCAAAAAGCTCCGCGAGGCGATCAGCATGCTGGACCAGGCCGCCAGCCTGAAGCTGATTCACAGGGGACACGCCAACCGGCATAAGTCGCGCCTCGCCAGCTTCGTCAACAAGCTCGGTTAA